The DNA segment TAGTAATGTAGACAGTGATGAGGTGCTGTATTATGTGGACGGTGATTTTATGAGCAGGAAAAGTGTGGTAAAAGGACAGATTACGCTGCATCCGGGAGGTATTCCCCATGGGCCGCACCCGGGCACAGTTGAGAAATCAATAGGCAAGGAAAGTACGGAGGAACTGGCTGTGATGATAGATCCCTTCAGGCCCCTGATGCTGACAGAAGATGCGTTGGCAATAGAGGATGAGGATTACCACAAAAGCTGGCTGGAGTAAAAAATACTGATTTTTTTGGTTAAGCAGGGAGCAAGTAAAAAGAACTAACTATTATTTTAATAAAAACTAAGATGTCAACACAAACATTTGCAGAAAAAATTGCCAGAGCGCAGGATTTTCTTCCAATAAATGGAACGGATTATATAGAATTTTATGTGGGCAATGCCAAACAGGCTGCACATTATTACAAAACGGCCTTTGGCTTCCAGTCGCTTGCCTATGCAGGGCCTGAAACAGGTGTACGCGACAGGGCCTCGTATGTATTACAGCAGGGAAAGATCAGACTGGTGCTCACTACAGCTTTAAAATCGGAGGGCCCGATTGCGGAGCATGTTAAACGGCACGGCGATGGCGTAAAAATACTGGCCCTTTGGGTAGATGATGCTTACAGTGCTTTTGAAGAGACCACCAAAAGGGGCGCAAGGCCTTACCTGGAGCCGGTAACCCACACAGATGACCATGGTGAGGTCCGTATGTCGGGCATCTACACCTATGGCGAGACCGTACATATATTTGTTGAACGCAAAAATTATAGGGGCAGCTTTATGCCAGGGTATGTAGACTGGAAAAGCAATTATAACCCTGCAGATACAGGTTTATTGTATATAGACCATTGCGTGGGCAATGTAGGCTGGAACAGGATGAACGAAACAGTGAAGTGGTATGAGGATGTGATGGGTTTCGTAAACATCCTTTCTTTTGATGATAAACAGATCAATACGGAATATTCTGCACTAATGAGCAAAGTGATGAGCAATGGAAATGGGTATTCTAAGTTTCCGATCAATGAGCCGGCTGAAGGGAAGAAGAAATCGCAGATTGAAGAATATCTGGAATTTTACGAAGGCGAAGGGGTGCAACACATTGCTGTGGCAACAAAAGATATCCTGACCACAGTAAGGGACTTAAAAGCTCGAGGGGTTGAGTTTTTGAGTGCACCCCCTGAAGCCTATTACAATATGATGCCTGAACGTGTGGGCGAGATTGATGAAGAAATGGCACAGCTAAAAGAACTGGGCATTTTGGTAGATTGTGATGAGGAAGGTTATCTGCTGCAGATCTTTACCAAACCTGTTGAAGACAGACCGACCTTATTTTTTGAGATTATACAGCGCAAAGGTGCACAATCTTTTGGGGCAGGGAATTTTAAAGCCCTATTTGAGTCTTTAGAACGCGAACAGGAACTAAGGGGGAATTTATAGGCGACTTATTTATCTATTAAAAAATGAAGAGGGAATCCAGATCCGGATTCCCTCTTTTTTATACAAGGTAATGTCAGGTATTAAAAAAAATAGTTATTTTCGGGCTTCAAGGCTATAAGCGGGGAATGGAAATCAACTTACTTCAAAGAACAAAGCTTTTTTTTATCAGGTTTAGTGCTGCTTTCAGGCTATTCCAGAAAAATGACCCCCTGCGTTTGGCCGGTGCTACTGCTTTTTTCACAAATTTTGCATTACCCCCGATTTTACTGATCCTGATCAGGCTGTTTGGTTTTTTTATGGACAGGAAAACACTGGCTGCACGCCTGTTTGAACGGCTGGCCAATATATTGGATGATGACAGTACAGGGCAAATCAGACA comes from the Pedobacter heparinus DSM 2366 genome and includes:
- the hppD gene encoding 4-hydroxyphenylpyruvate dioxygenase, encoding MSTQTFAEKIARAQDFLPINGTDYIEFYVGNAKQAAHYYKTAFGFQSLAYAGPETGVRDRASYVLQQGKIRLVLTTALKSEGPIAEHVKRHGDGVKILALWVDDAYSAFEETTKRGARPYLEPVTHTDDHGEVRMSGIYTYGETVHIFVERKNYRGSFMPGYVDWKSNYNPADTGLLYIDHCVGNVGWNRMNETVKWYEDVMGFVNILSFDDKQINTEYSALMSKVMSNGNGYSKFPINEPAEGKKKSQIEEYLEFYEGEGVQHIAVATKDILTTVRDLKARGVEFLSAPPEAYYNMMPERVGEIDEEMAQLKELGILVDCDEEGYLLQIFTKPVEDRPTLFFEIIQRKGAQSFGAGNFKALFESLEREQELRGNL